Below is a genomic region from Raphanus sativus cultivar WK10039 chromosome 4, ASM80110v3, whole genome shotgun sequence.
gatatgaagctcaatcccactaaatgtacctttGGGGTACCCTcgggcgagttcctaggctacctcgtaaccgaaagaggcattgaagccaatccgcagcagatagcaaccttcctagaaatgccgtcacctaggACAActagagaggtacagagattgactggacgaatcgcggcattaaatcgattcatatccaagtccaccgataaatgtctcccgttctacaagcttctaagaaataataagaagttcttatgggacgagaaatgcgaggaagccttcaagcaattgaaagcttacctctccgaacctccgatcctatctaaaccagtagtaggagagccattgtacctgtacctcgctgtgtcgactgctgcagttagcggcgttctggtacgagaggaacaaaacgaacaaagacctgtctattacaccagtaagagtttgatagatgccgaaacaaggtaccctgcaatggaaaagctagctctagcagtcgtaacagctgctaGAAAgctgcgaccttacttccaatcgcattcaatcgtcgtaatgacctcacaaccattacgaatgatattgcacagccctagccagtccgggcgattggccaaatgggccatagagctcagtgaatacgatattgagtatagacctcgagcagcagcgaaagctcaggtccttgccgactttatcattgaactagcatccgagcaattagactccgaaatggaatctccgaagtggagcctgtatgtcgacggagcctcgtcaaaacagggctccggcgtcggtctaaggctaacttcttcagcaggagaaaccattgagcagtcatataggctcggattcagcgcctcaaacaacgaagctgaatatgaagcactaatcgcagggttgaaactcgccctaagtctcggaattcgagaactaaacgcttatagtgattcacagctagtagctagccagtttcacggagaatatgaaacgagggacgaaagaatgggggcatatctcgaagtcgtccagaacctcaccaaacagttcgacaaattcgagctaacaaggatcccacgaggagagaactcctcagcagatgcgttggctgctttagcttccacgtcagaccccctcgtaaaacggatcatacccgtagaaggaatcgaaaaaccaagcatcgacatagctactaaagctgagaaagagagcaaactaacagagcaacccgagggtacctgccctgaaacggtagctacccaagttttcacaacattttggttcccaaaaaccagaatatgcagctctaaaaagcatacctccgggaacacaatccaaatcacggaaggtattcctcgaaattcagactccctggagcctgatctcaagaatacccccgggggcaccaactcagacccactcgtctgcagagttaaaaccagaagccgttcagctctccaaaattcatctggaggtattcctcggaattcagactccctggagcccaatcctaccaatacctccgggggcaccacgacaccaggtcccgaacaggaacctccctcgtctcttcataacaaagttgtagggagagaggattggagaattccaatcacgcaatacatcctagaaggaaagactccacccaataaatgggaggctcgaaagctcaaagcattaagcgcgagatattgcgtaactgaatctgtcctcctcaaacgaagcatttccggaccttacctaaaatgcgtccatggcctcgttgctatgagactcatgaaagaaatgcacgatggttcctgcgggaaccactctggaggaagagctctagccatcagaatcaaaagacaaggatatttctggcctaccattattgcagattgtgaggcctattcctcttcatgcgacaaatgccagaggcatgcaccgattatacaccaacctgcggaaaagctgtctaacatatccgccccttatccatttatgagatggtccatggatatcgtgggaccactagtagcatcaggaagtggaaagaagaagctacgcttcctcttagtcctaacagactacttcacgaaatggatagaggctgaagctttccagcaggtaaccagggtcgaggtcgagcaatttgtgtggaaagaaatcgtgtgtagacacggcgtcccatacgaaatcgtaactgacaatggaggacaattcatatcccacgatttcaaaatattttgtgacaagtggaatattcgcctgaccttctcatcacctcgccgacctcaaggaaacggacaggcggaggctgctaataaatcagtattagcaaacctcaagaaacgcctcggaacccagaaggaactctggtcagaaaagttacttgaagtactttgggcatgtcgaaccaccccacgaaaagctacagaagaaactcctttctccttagcatatgggatggaagctgtcgttccagctgaaaccattgctggtagcctccgccgggaactctgtacgtccaatcccgcagctaatgatcagctcctaactgacagcctcgatctaatcgaggaaagacgggaccgagctctgattcgcattcagaactatcagcaagcaatggcacgacagtacaattccaaagtcaggctccgacagtttgctgtaggtgacctagtacttaggaaagttttcgaaggaaccaaggaaccagatgctgggaagttaggaaccaactgggaaggtccctaccagatcatccacgtggtacgacctggcgtttacaagctccgaaaggtgcgaaccggggtacctgaaatcagatcgtggaacgccacgaatcttaagagatattatcattaggtacctaaaattcctgaactacgttaggcttgatcccttgactgggtacgtaggcaactccgtcatgagtgcagccccaacctcatttcaacacttcgttcaccacaatcaaagggggcatatgtctgattaaaatcacatagcccacgcagcaaatgtatgatcgttataatacagcaattgtatgattactatgataccatgtatccaattatcaataaagaaattattctcgatatctcaattctttaacaaaacaggtccctgcaaacatggacctagggtcctaaaaaCCCTTCGGATTAGTTTAGGTCTCTAcaaacctggacctaaggtcttaaaatccttaacaatcttaaaggtcttaaaatccttcaagcaataccaggtctcgacgaacctggacctaaggtcttaaaatccttaccaaatctccaaggtcttaaaatccttatcaaatctccaaggtcttaaaatccttatcaaatctccaaggtcttaaaatcctcatcaaatcacaaaggtcttaaaatccttagcaaATCTCAataggtcttaaaatcctaagcaagtctcaacgggtcttaaaatcccacaaacaaattcaggttcccataaacccccacctaaggtgcCCAAATTAAATTTAGGTTCCTAaaaaaccttaagctaatcccgatactccaagaattcctcttaaggaactaaaaacgaccaaagtTTTCCAGACTTATCATAAGATTCGATTACGATCAAGTTGTCATATTTCATGACTaaagccaaaaactcaaaatgaaacgaaaaccaagtttgaaattaaacaagggtttaaaagcctccccaggctaacaagGATTCAAAGTACaaacagataaaggtttaaaagcctcctcaggctataagtcttagaaacaaatgaaacaaagcccatcgggcagaaatcctagaaaacatgaaagagcctcagctcttaaacttccttgtcatccgagctcttctcagctcccttaccagctggatcttcctcctcaggaacctcctcctccatctccttgtcgctacctccagaggcggcttcgactggggctgagtaagaacccaccaatcccaaattagaaccgaactctccagaaaaggagagattaaacatattaacctcaaaagtacctgagctctcggagagttggggaagagggagctttccgatcgagaagtccgagacctgagccttctcgtatgcTGCAACAGCCTCCGGCATTATTGCCACCAAGCGATCAT
It encodes:
- the LOC130511617 gene encoding uncharacterized protein LOC130511617, coding for MQQNIRGPPKNLTEKVCIDDSDPERQVSIGSELPPETKKELIDFLKSNVKTFAWSTSDMKGIDPNVTTHKLKVDPTFKPIKQKRRKLGLEKAQAVNDEVDRLTKAGSIREVHYPDWLANPVVVKKKNGKWRICVDFTDLNKACPKDSFPLPHIDRLVEATAGHRLLSFMDAFSGYNQIMMDPDDQEKTAFITERGTYCYKVMPFGLKNAGATYQRLVNKMFAGQLGKTMEVYIDDMLVKSSAGEDHIAHLRECFDILNKYDMKLNPTKCTFGVPSGEFLGYLVTERGIEANPQQIATFLEMPSPRTTREVQRLTGRIAALNRFISKSTDKCLPFYKLLRNNKKFLWDEKCEEAFKQLKAYLSEPPILSKPVVGEPLYLYLAVSTAAVSGVLVREEQNEQRPVYYTSKSLIDAETRYPAMEKLALAVVTAARKLRPYFQSHSIVVMTSQPLRMILHSPSQSGRLAKWAIELSEYDIEYRPRAAAKAQVLADFIIELASEQLDSEMESPKWSLYVDGASSKQGSGVGLRLTSSAGETIEQSYRLGFSASNNEAEYEALIAGLKLALSLGIRELNAYSDSQLVASQFHGEYETRDERMGAYLEVVQNLTKQFDKFELTRIPRGENSSADALAALASTSDPLVKRIIPVEGIEKPSIDIATKAEKESKLTEQPEGTCPETVATQVFTTFWFPKTRICSSKKHTSGNTIQITEGIPRNSDSLEPDLKNTPGGTNSDPLVCRVKTRSRSALQNSSGGIPRNSDSLEPNPTNTSGGTTTPGPEQEPPSSLHNKVVGREDWRIPITQYILEGKTPPNKWEARKLKALSARYCVTESVLLKRSISGPYLKCVHGLVAMRLMKEMHDGSCGNHSGGRALAIRIKRQGYFWPTIIADCEAYSSSCDKCQRHAPIIHQPAEKLSNISAPYPFMRWSMDIVGPLVASGSGKKKLRFLLVLTDYFTKWIEAEAFQQVTRVEVEQFVWKEIVCRHGVPYEIVTDNGGQFISHDFKIFCDKWNIRLTFSSPRRPQGNGQAEAANKSVLANLKKRLGTQKELWSEKLLEVLWACRTTPRKATEETPFSLAYGMEAVVPAETIAGSLRRELCTSNPAANDQLLTDSLDLIEERRDRALIRIQNYQQAMARQYNSKVRLRQFAVGDLVLRKVFEGTKEPDAGKLGTNWEGPYQIIHVVRPGVYKLRKVRTGVPEIRSWNATNLKRYYH